A section of the Desulfuribacillus stibiiarsenatis genome encodes:
- the acpP gene encoding acyl carrier protein, translating to MSDVFGRVKQIIVDRLGADDAEITLEASFKDDLNADSLDVVELVMELEDEFDMEISDEDAEKITTVGEAVRYIEAKI from the coding sequence ATGTCTGATGTATTTGGTCGAGTAAAGCAAATTATCGTTGATCGTTTAGGGGCTGACGATGCAGAAATAACTTTAGAAGCTTCTTTTAAAGACGACTTAAACGCAGATTCTTTAGATGTTGTTGAACTAGTTATGGAACTAGAAGACGAGTTTGATATGGAGATTTCTGACGAAGATGCTGAAAAGATTACAACTGTTGGGGAAGCTGTAAGGTACATTGAAGCAAAAATCTAG
- the fabD gene encoding ACP S-malonyltransferase yields the protein MGKVAFVFPGQGSQTIGMGKEFIENISIAQELFEKADEVLGFSLTQLCLEGPEEDLKKTYNTQPALLTASIAALYAMEAMGLHVKPDYVAGHSLGEYSALVAAKGLKFEDAVQLVRKRGQAMEEAVPQGQGAMSAIMGMDRELLHQICEEVSNDGHFVQLANINCPGQIVISGHVDAVQEAGEKAKAQGARKVIPLVVSGPFHSKLMVPAQLKLKEEIAQLTVEDLQTPLVANVTANAVTKSEQVRELLVEQVTSSVLWEDSILYLIQQGVDTFIEIGPGKVLSGLIKKIDRSVQVFNIEDMASLQVTKQGLGL from the coding sequence ATGGGTAAAGTAGCATTTGTTTTTCCAGGTCAAGGGTCACAAACGATTGGCATGGGAAAAGAATTCATCGAAAATATTTCTATTGCACAGGAGTTGTTCGAGAAAGCTGATGAGGTATTAGGTTTTTCTTTAACACAATTATGTTTGGAAGGTCCAGAAGAAGACCTGAAGAAGACATATAATACACAACCAGCCTTATTGACAGCTAGCATTGCTGCTTTATATGCGATGGAAGCCATGGGCTTACATGTAAAGCCAGATTATGTCGCGGGACACAGTTTAGGTGAGTACTCTGCACTTGTTGCAGCGAAAGGACTTAAATTTGAGGATGCTGTTCAATTGGTGCGAAAGCGTGGGCAAGCAATGGAAGAGGCAGTCCCTCAAGGGCAAGGTGCGATGAGTGCTATTATGGGTATGGATCGAGAGTTGTTACACCAGATATGTGAAGAAGTTTCTAATGACGGTCATTTTGTCCAATTAGCGAATATTAATTGTCCAGGACAAATTGTTATCTCAGGACATGTTGATGCAGTGCAAGAAGCTGGTGAAAAAGCGAAAGCACAAGGTGCAAGAAAAGTGATTCCATTAGTAGTAAGCGGCCCTTTCCATTCTAAATTAATGGTTCCTGCGCAATTGAAATTGAAGGAAGAAATCGCACAACTAACAGTAGAAGATTTGCAAACGCCTTTAGTAGCAAATGTGACTGCTAATGCAGTCACAAAATCAGAACAAGTTAGGGAATTATTAGTGGAGCAAGTGACATCTTCTGTCCTTTGGGAAGACTCAATCCTATATCTAATTCAACAAGGGGTCGATACATTTATAGAAATTGGTCCTGGTAAAGTTTTGTCCGGACTGATTAAGAAAATTGATCGCTCTGTGCAAGTGTTTAACATTGAAGACATGGCTTCATTACAGGTTACGAAACAAGGGTTAGGACTCTAA
- the fabG gene encoding 3-oxoacyl-[acyl-carrier-protein] reductase: protein MLTNKVALVTGGSRGIGRAVALELAKEGAKVVVNYAGNEAKAAELLEEIKALGGEGAIYKADVSKAEEVNNMVDFTLETFGSIDILVNNAGVTRDNLLMRMKDSEWDEVIDINLKGVFYCLKAVTRPMMKQKSGCIINIASVVGISGNAGQANYVAAKAGVIGLTKTAAKELAPRGITVNAIAPGFIETDMTDKLNEEIKSLIAKQIPLGTMGKPEDIAHAVAFLSSDKARYITGQVLVVDGGMVM from the coding sequence ATGCTAACAAATAAAGTAGCACTTGTCACGGGAGGATCTCGTGGTATTGGTCGTGCCGTAGCTCTGGAATTAGCTAAAGAAGGTGCAAAGGTAGTCGTCAATTACGCGGGGAACGAAGCTAAGGCAGCAGAATTACTAGAAGAAATCAAAGCATTAGGCGGCGAAGGCGCAATTTATAAAGCTGACGTATCAAAGGCAGAAGAAGTCAATAATATGGTTGATTTCACATTAGAGACATTCGGTTCTATTGATATTTTAGTGAATAATGCAGGGGTTACTAGAGATAATCTCTTAATGAGAATGAAAGACTCTGAATGGGATGAGGTCATTGACATCAACTTAAAGGGAGTGTTCTATTGCTTAAAAGCAGTAACACGACCGATGATGAAACAGAAATCAGGCTGCATTATTAACATTGCATCGGTTGTGGGGATATCTGGTAATGCGGGTCAGGCGAATTATGTAGCAGCAAAAGCAGGTGTTATTGGTCTTACAAAAACCGCAGCTAAGGAATTAGCTCCAAGAGGAATTACTGTGAATGCTATTGCGCCAGGCTTTATAGAAACAGATATGACTGACAAATTAAATGAAGAAATTAAGTCACTAATCGCAAAACAGATTCCACTTGGGACGATGGGAAAGCCGGAAGATATAGCGCATGCAGTAGCGTTTTTAAGCTCTGATAAAGCAAGATATATTACTGGCCAAGTACTAGTAGTTGACGGCGGAATGGTGATGTAA
- the fabF gene encoding beta-ketoacyl-ACP synthase II, whose protein sequence is MKKRVVVTGLGALTPIGNDVESFWEGLKTGRSGVGLIEKFDTTEYPTKIGAEIKGFNPEDFIDKKEVKRMDRFVQFAVAAAKMAIQDANLTISDENNERIGVYIGSGIGGLETWENQYNVLLEKGPKRVSPFLIPMMIANMASGVVSIQVGAKGPNSAAISACATGTHSIGDAFKIIQRGEADVMITGGTEASITPLGYAGFCAARAMSTRNDEPQKASRPFDKDRDGFVMGEGAGVIVLESLEHALQRGATIYAEMAGYGLSGDAYHLTAPAPNGEGAARSMKIAIADAGITPNEVSYINAHGTSTEFNDKFETMAIKTVFGDYAYEIPVSSTKSMTGHLLGAAGGIEAIACVKAIMEDIVPPTINYDTPDSECDLDYVPNQVRKHTVEVAMSNSLGFGGHNATICLKKYKP, encoded by the coding sequence ATGAAAAAGCGCGTAGTAGTAACTGGGTTAGGTGCGTTAACGCCGATTGGCAATGATGTAGAAAGTTTTTGGGAAGGACTAAAAACTGGAAGGTCTGGTGTTGGTCTAATCGAGAAATTTGATACGACAGAATATCCGACTAAGATTGGAGCTGAAATTAAAGGCTTTAATCCGGAGGATTTTATCGACAAAAAAGAAGTAAAGCGTATGGACCGTTTCGTTCAATTTGCTGTAGCAGCTGCTAAAATGGCAATACAAGATGCGAATTTAACGATTTCTGATGAAAATAACGAGCGCATTGGAGTATATATTGGTTCTGGAATTGGTGGTCTAGAAACCTGGGAAAACCAATATAACGTACTTCTAGAAAAAGGGCCGAAGAGAGTCAGTCCATTCTTAATCCCAATGATGATTGCAAACATGGCTTCTGGAGTTGTGTCGATACAGGTTGGCGCGAAGGGACCGAATAGTGCAGCTATATCTGCTTGCGCAACGGGTACACATTCGATTGGTGATGCGTTTAAAATTATTCAACGTGGCGAAGCTGATGTAATGATTACAGGTGGTACAGAAGCAAGTATTACACCGCTAGGCTATGCGGGTTTCTGTGCAGCTCGTGCAATGTCTACTCGTAATGATGAGCCACAAAAGGCAAGTCGTCCATTCGATAAAGATCGTGATGGTTTTGTCATGGGTGAAGGTGCTGGAGTAATCGTTCTTGAAAGCTTAGAGCATGCTTTACAACGTGGTGCAACAATCTATGCGGAAATGGCAGGATACGGACTTAGTGGCGACGCATATCATTTAACTGCTCCCGCTCCAAATGGTGAAGGCGCAGCTCGTTCGATGAAAATTGCGATTGCTGATGCAGGAATTACTCCTAATGAAGTAAGCTACATCAACGCACATGGAACTTCAACAGAATTCAACGATAAGTTCGAAACGATGGCAATCAAGACAGTGTTTGGCGATTATGCGTATGAAATTCCAGTAAGTTCCACGAAGTCTATGACTGGCCACTTATTAGGGGCTGCAGGTGGAATCGAAGCAATTGCTTGTGTAAAAGCAATTATGGAGGATATCGTACCACCAACTATTAATTATGATACACCAGATTCTGAATGTGATTTAGACTATGTACCAAATCAAGTGAGAAAGCATACTGTAGAAGTTGCTATGTCAAATTCATTAGGATTTGGTGGTCATAACGCTACGATATGTTTGAAAAAATATAAGCCATAG